Proteins encoded by one window of Myxococcus guangdongensis:
- a CDS encoding zf-TFIIB domain-containing protein yields the protein MDCPSCNVEMADLVGDDQTLRKCGDCGGLWIDVADLNRVLLHNNLQGLEHQGGKVDAEALTGQCPECHVDLVRVDGGDRQHPLHYDTCESCGGIFLESEFQDATDVKVAEKEIIDFFRRFSAKKKVAAL from the coding sequence ATGGATTGCCCCAGCTGCAACGTCGAGATGGCCGATCTCGTGGGGGATGACCAGACGTTGCGAAAGTGTGGAGACTGCGGCGGGCTGTGGATCGACGTCGCGGACCTGAACCGGGTCCTGCTCCACAACAACCTCCAAGGGCTGGAGCATCAGGGCGGCAAGGTGGACGCGGAGGCGTTGACCGGCCAGTGCCCCGAGTGCCATGTCGACCTCGTCCGAGTGGACGGCGGCGACCGCCAGCACCCGCTCCACTACGACACCTGTGAGTCCTGTGGCGGCATCTTCCTGGAGTCGGAGTTCCAGGACGCCACCGACGTGAAGGTCGCGGAGAAGGAGATCATCGACTTCTTCCGCCGCTTCAGCGCCAAGAAGAAGGTGGCCGCCCTCTAG